The Sphingopyxis sp. CCNWLW2 genome contains the following window.
ATGACCGAAGCGCCTCCCGGGGCCGACGCCGACAATCCCGGCGAAATGGAACAATGCGCCGCGCTCAACCGCGAAGCCCGCGCGCGCGCGGAAGAGATTATCGCGATTGTCCGCGACAGCGCGGCGCGCGCCGATTTCTCGGCCAGCGACGCAACCGCGGTGATGGCGGGGCTGCACGCCATCCGCTGGGTCAAGGTGATCCGCTCGGCCGACCCCGAAACGGGCGCCGAGCAGATCGAGACGATCACCCTGCCGCTGACGACGCACCGCGCCGATGCGAATCTGTGGGTTCACGATTATCAGACGATCCTGTTCGATCGCGCGAAGCATGCCTGGTGCGCCAATCCCGACAATCTGTCAGCGCCGGCGCGCGCGCTTTTCGAGCCCTGGTGGCGCACGCTGGCCGAGCGCGAAATGGCGGCGATGGGGCACGAGCCCTTTCGCCACGTCCCCGATTATGACGAGGAACGCGACGCGGTCTTGCTCGAACTGCCGACCAGCGGATTGATGAGCCGCATCTTTGGTGACGGCGACAATCTGGTGGTGACGATCGACAAGGCAGACCTTGCGGTCGGCGACTTTTCGAAACTGCGCGTACAGGTGAGCAGCTAAACCCCTACCCCTTGAATAGCTTTGCGATTGACGTTCCGGTAAACTTGCGGCCGCCGCTTGCGCGGCCTAGTCATGGAACCATAACTCTGTGGGAGAGCTGGATTTATGACACGCGTAGCAATCGTTACCGGTGGCAGCCGCGGCATCGGGGAAGCGATTTCCCTGAAACTGAAGGAACAGGGCGTCACCGTCGTCGCCAACTATGGCGGAAATGACGAAAAGGCGCGCGAATTCACCGACCGCACCGGCATCGCGGCGATCAAATGGGACGTCGGCGATCATCAGGCGTGCCTCGACAGCTGCGCGCGGATCGCCGAGGAATTCGGCCCCATCGATATCGTCGTCAACAATGCCGGCATCACCCGCGACGGCACGCTCGCGCGCATGAGCTACGACGACTGGGACGACGTGATGCGCGTCAACCTCGGCGGCTGCTTCAACATGGCGAAGGCGACCTTTGGCGGCATGGTCGAGCGCGGCTGGGGCCGCATCGTCAACATCGGGTCGATCAACGGCCAGGCAGGGCAATATGGCCAGGTCAACTATGCCGCCGCGAAATCGGGCATCCACGGCTTTACCAAGGCGCTGGCGCAGGAAGGCGCCAAAAAGGGCGTGACGGTCAACGCGATCGCGCCGGGCTATATCGACACCGACATGGTCGCCGCGGTCCCGCCGCAGGTGCTGGAAAAGATCGTCGCAAAGATCCCTGTAGGCCGTCTCGGCCAAGCCGACGAGATCGCACGCGGTGTCGCGTTCCTGTGCAGCGAGGATGCGGGTTTTGTGACCGGGTCGACGATGAGCATCAATGGCGGACAGCATATGTACTGACGATGGCAGGCGCATAACCGAGACGTTCGCGAAGCGAACGGCAAGGTTAGGCGCCGGTGCCGCAAAGCGGCAGCCATCGGCACGGCCAGCGGGGCGGCGATCCCGAAAGATCGCCGAACCCGTCTGACCCCCGCTTTCGCGGGGGCAGGCTCAGGCGGCGGCTTTGCCGTCGCCCACCAAGCCGCCCGCATTCCCCCTAGTCGATCGTACAGCCCACCACGCGCCATTCACCGCCCTCGCGAACCAGCGACAGCGTTTCGATCGCCCCGGCCTTGTTCGCATAGCTCGTCCGGAATTTGACGACCTGATAGCCATAGGGCGGCGCGGGTACATTTTCCTCGCCGATCAACTCGCGCGACACGACCGCACCGAGCGGGGTGCGAACCGCCTTCGACACGTCGGCCCATCGGTCGCTGGTGTTGAGCGACTTGAACGCCTGGCCAGTGGCGTTCCAACTGCCGTTCCAGTCGCCCCTGTCGACGAGCGCGAGCCACTACCGCGCCGACCGAACTGCGGCGGTTTCGGACGCGGGCGCCGAGAGCGTCTCGGTTGGCAGCGTGGCGGGTGCGGACGCCGGTGTCGGCGTGGTTCCGGACAGGGACGAAAGGGCAAAAAGGGCAAGGCTGATCGACATGAATACTCCTCCGGCTATCCAGCCGAAGCCGCGCAACATGCGCCGCGTCCCGGCCGGTGCCCGAAGCTCTCCCATACCGGTGGCGGCGGCCCCATCCCCCAAACCGCTGTCCGCAAGAAATTGGGGGTCCTGTCTTTCGATCTCGCGCAGTTGCCGGGCGGCCTCGCGGCTGCTCGACGCCGACATCTTTCGCCGCGCATCGCGCAGCCGTTCGTTGATCGTATGGACCGACAGCCCCAGATGCCGCGCCATCGATTTTGCGTCATGGCCATCGACCAGCAGGCGCAACGTCTCTTTTTCTTTTTCGGTGAGCGCCTGAAGTCCTGTCATAAGCCTGTCTGCATTCGCGCCGGATCGGCGGGCCGGTTTACAGAGCGCCGAAATGGCGTGCCACCCCAAATAAATCGTACCTCGATTGTGGACGGCGCAGCCGTGGCCTTGCCGCCGCGAATCAAGCCGCTACACCCCGAAGAATGACCGAAGCCTCGCTCGCCGCCGCCCAGCACGACCTCTCGCGCGCTTATGCCGGCGGCGCTCCCGGCGTGCTCGTCTCGGGCCTCGTCTGGCTGATCGCGGGGACGGTGTGGCAGCTTCACGGCACCACGGCCGCCTTCGCCACGCTGTTCTTCGGCGGCATGGCGATCCATCCGCTGGGAGTCCTGATCGAGCGCGCCGCGTTCAAAGCGCCCAAGGCGACCATCGGCAAGCCGCTCGAAACGCTGGCGATTGAAGCGACGATCCCGCTGTTCACCGGCGTCCTGATCACATGGGTATTGCTGGTCCGCGCGCCCGATCTCGCGATCCCCGTCTTTGCCGCGATCGTCGGCGCGCGCTATTTCCTCTTCCGGACGATGTATGGCGAGATCGCCTATTGGGCGCTCGGCGGCGCGATCCTGCTCATCGCCGCGCTCGCGCTGTTCGGCATCGGCCTTCCGCTCAACCTCGGCTTCCTCGTCGGCATCGTCGAACTGATCGCCGCCGCGCTCATCCTGCGGCGCTGGCGCGCCCGCCGTTGAGCGCGCCCTTGCACCCCCCGGTCAAACGCTCGGTGACGATCGCCGGCCATCCGACCTCGATCAGCCTCGAACCGATGTTCTGGGACGCACTGGAGGCCGAAGCGGCGCGGCGGGCACTGCCCGTCAACGCGCTCGTCGCGCGGATCGACGTCGAGCGGATGGAGGCCGACGATCCGCCGAACCTGACCTCGGCGATCCGGCAATGGCTGTGGCGGGAGCGGAGCGCCGCTCCCCGATCAGAGAGCCCTTAGCCGCCGGGCTTTTTCACGCCGCGATAGATGGACCGGATAGCCAGAAAGGTTCCGCCGCACGTAACGACAACCGCCCACGTTCCGGTAACGAGCAGGGCGGCCCTCTCGACCAGCGAGGCATCCGACCATTTGGACACAAAGGGAGATATGGCCAACACAGGCACCGTGGCGACGAGCATGAACTTTGCCTGATTCCGCTCGGGCTGCCACAAGCCCTGAAAACGCGTGTTGATCGTCTTTCCGCGAAACTGCTTCCGGTTTGCAGCATCTTCGCTTTTGATCCACCTATTGATGAGATCCTTCATCGGCGCCGCTAGATCAGAGCCTGCGCCACCGCCAGCCCGAACGCCACCCCCTTGTCGGGCGCGTGATGCAGGAACAGCGACGGCTCGATCAGTTCGAGTTCCATGATGTGGAGCTTGCCCGCGGCATCGCCGACCATGTCGACGCGCGCGTAAACCGGCGGCGCCGGGGCAGCCGCCAACGCCTGCGCAGCAAGAGCCTGCGCGGGGTCGCTCGCCTCGCACGGCTCTTCGCGCCCGCCGAACTGCTCCTGGACGCGAAAGTCGCCCGCGGCGGGCCGCTTGACGATCGCGTGGCTGAACTTGCCGGCGAAGAAGAAGAGCGAATATTCGCCCTCGGTCAGGATGCCGGGCATCAGCGGCTGGACCAGCCGCCGCGCGCCCATTGCGTCGGCAGGAATCGGTGCGCCGGGCGCGATGCGATGCGTTCCGTCGGCGCCGCCCGAGATCGCCGGCTTGATCACGACCTCGTCGGTCGCGAGCTCGGACATCGCTTCGGTGAGGCTCGCGTCGTCGAGCGCCGCAACCTCGACCGTCGGCACAACCGCGACACCCTTTGCTCCGAGTTCGCCGAGATAGGCTTTGTCACTGTTCCAACGCAGCACCGCCACCGGATTGGCCACCGGCAGGCGCGCTTCCTCCAGTCGGTCGAGCAGCGCGTACCAGCCCGCGACGTCGCGCTGATAGCCCCACGCGAAGAGCGGCAGCACCAGATCATAACCCGCGAGGTCGCCGGGGTCAGTCCACACGCGCTGTTCGACGATCAGCCCGGCCGCGGTCAGCGCCGCCGCCTTGCGGGCAAAGGCGGGCTGCCATTTTTCATAATAGTCGGGCGCCGGGACGAGGATCGCGACGCGGGGCTGGAACGGCATCTACCTTCCCAAGAGCCCGCGCGCCTGCCCCGCGATGTGCGACAGCATCGCGCCGTTCGGGCTCGGGATCATCCGCGCCCGGTCGACCGTCGCGCGGAACTGCTCGACGCGCGGCGCGTGATCGGCGAGCCATTTGGTCACCGCCGCGTCGAGATCGCCCTTCGGCAGCCCGGCGAGGAAGGTCAGGCGCATCTGCTGGAAATCGCGCGCAAGGCTGTTGACGAGCAGGCGTTCCCACGGATCGGCGGGGCTCATATGCGCCGCCAGCGTCTGTGCCCAGTCGAGCCCCAAGGCTTCGCCGAGATGTGTGAACGCGCTGGTCACCGCGACCTCGTCGTCGCCGCGCCGTTCGGCAAGGTCGACGATGCCGATCGCACCGTCGGTCTTGAACAGCCGCACGACCGACGCGGTCAGCGCCTCGGGCGCGCCCGCGTCGAGCAATTGCCGCGTCAGCATGTCCCACTGATGCTTGACCGAGGGGCTGAGCAGCGCGTCGACGCTCGCGTTGAGGCGGTCGACACCGGGTTCCAGCCGCGCGACGACGGGCCCCGGCTGCGACAAGGTCTGCGTCACGCGCAACAGGTCGGCCATTTGCGAGGTCATCGCCGACGCCGCCTGCGCGAACAGCGATAGGCGGATGCTTTCGTCGATCTTCGCCGCGTCGAGCGCGTCCCAGATCGCCGGCATTTCGAGCAGCCGTTCGACCGCGACGAAGGCCGCCGCGATGTCGCCGAGCGCGCAGCCTTCCTCTTCAACGAGTTCGAAGGGATGGACGATGCCCATGCGGTTAATGATGCGGTTCGCGATCTTCGTCGCGATGATTTCGCGGCGCAGCTGATGATCGGCGATCGCAGCCGCAAAATCGCGCTGCATCTCGTCGGGGAAGGCGGCGGCGAGGTCGCTGCCGAGCGCCGGGTCATCCGGCAGGTCGCTGTTCTCGATCGCATCCTGCAGCGCGAGCTTCGCGGTCGACAGCAGCACGGCGAGTTCGGGGCGCGTCAGCCCGCGGCCTTCGGCGGCGCGGCGGAGCAATTCGTCGTTCGCGGCGAGCCCTTCGACCTTGCGGTCGAGCCGGCCCGATGCCTCGAACGTCTCCATCAGCCGGACGAGCGACGGCACCGCCGCCGAGCCGCCCTTTTCGGCGATCGACAGCGCCAGCGCCTGCAGCCGGTTATCCTCGAGCACCAGTTCCGAAACATTGTCGGTCATGCGCACGAGCAGCGCGTCGCGGTCGTCTTGGCTGAGGCGCCCTTCGGCCATCTCGCGGTTCAGCGCGATCTTGATGTTGACCTCATTATCCGAGCAGTCGACGCCCGCACTATTGTCGATGAAGTCGGTGTTGATCCGCCCGCCCTTCGCCGAGAAGGCGATGCGCGCGGCCTGCGTCGTGCCGAGGTTCGCGCCCTCGCCGACCGCCTTGACGCGCAGATCCTCGGCATCGACGCGCAGCGCGTCGTTCGCGGGGTCACCGACCTCGGCATTATTCTGACTCGCGGCCTTCACATAGGTGCCGATGCCGCCGAACCACAGCAGGTCGACCGGCGCCTTGAGGATCGCCGAGATCAGCGAAATGGGGTCGATTTCGGACACCGACAGCCCGAGCAACGCCTGCACTTCAGGGGTCAGCGGAATGCTCTTCTGGCTGCGCGGGAAGATGCCGCCGCCCTTCGAGATGAGCTTCTCGTTATAGTCCGCCCAGCTCGACCGCGGCAGGTTGAACATCCGCTCGCGTTCCTTCCAGCTCTTCGCCGGATCGGGATTGGGGTCGAGGAAGATGTGGCGATGGTCGAACGCTGCGGTCAGCTGGATCGCCTTCGAAAGCAGCATGCCGTTGCCGAACACGTCGCCCGACATGTCGCCGCAGCCGGCGACGCGGATCGTGTCACTCTGCACATCGACGCCCATTTCGGCGAAGTGGCGCCGGACCGAGAGCCACGCGCCCTTGGCGGTGATACCCATCGCCTTATGGTCATAACCCTTCGACCCGCCGCTCGCGAACGCGTCGCCAAGCCAGAAGTCGCGCTCCATCGCGAGCCCATTGGCGACGTCGGAGAAGGTCGCGGTGCCCTTGTCGGCGGCGACGACGAAGTAAGGATCGTCGCCGTCGTGGATCACGACGCCCTTCGGATGCACGACCTTGCCCGCGACCAGATTGTCGGTGATCGACAGAAGCGAGCGGATGAAGATGCGATAGCATTCGGTGCCCTCGGCGAACCACGCATCGCGGTCGAGCGACACGTCGGGCAGCGCCTTGGGATAGAATCCGCCCTTCGCGCCGGTCGGCACGATCACCGCGTTCTTGACGCGCTGCGCCTTCATCAGCCCGAGGATTTCGGTACGGAAGTCGTCGCGGCGATCAGACCAGCGTAGCCCGCCGCGCGCGACCGGACCGGCGCGGAGGTGAATGCCCTCGACGCGCGGCGAATAGACCCACACTTCGCGCCAGGGCAGCGGCTTGGGCAGGCCGGGAACCTGCGCGCTATCGATCTTGAACGCGAGCGCTTCCTCGGCCGCGGGCGCGAAGGCGTTGGTGCGCAGCGTCGCGCCGATCACCGCGTGGAAGAGGCGGAGGATGCGATCCTCGTCGATCGACTTGATGTCGGCAAAGCCCGCCATGATGTCGGCTTCGAGCGCCTCGGCGCGCTTCGCATCGCGCGCCTTGGGATCGTGAAGAGCACGGAAACGCTCGATCAGCGCGGCGGTCAGCGTGGGCGCGTGGCGCAGCGCGCTGACGACCGTGTCCATGCCGTAAGCCGAACCGCCCTGGCGCAGATAGCGGAACCAGGCGCGCAGCCACACGATCGCGCGCGGATCGGTCTGGTTGGTGAGCACGAGTTCGTTGAACGCGTCATTCTCGGCGCGCCCGTCGAGCACCGCCGCGATCGCGCCCTCGATCACTTCGGCATAGGGAAGCAGCGCGAGCTCGTCGACATTGGCGGGCAGCCGCAGCGTAAAATCGTGGATCACGATCGCCTGTTCGTCTTCGCCCTCGGCGCCGGGGGCGCGGCTCTGCAGCGCGGTCGGGATTTCCTCGAGCACCTCGAAGCCGAAATGTTCGAGCGCGGGGACCACCGCGGACAGCGCGAGCGGGCCGGCCGCGCTATAGACTTTGAGCCGCAGCCGGTCGTCGCCGTCGAGGCTCTTGCGCGCAAGGCGGACGCTGCGCGGGTTGGCGGCGTCGAGATCGCGCAGGCGCAGAATGTCGCGCGCGGCTTCCTCGGGATTGTAAAGGTTGCGGTAATTGGGCGGGAAGGTCGGCGCAAAGCGCGCCGCAAGCGCCGCCGCGCGGCCCGGGTCGCCGCGCTTCGCCAGCGCCGCCTCAACCTCGGGCTGCCAGCCGCGCACCATCTGTTCGAGCTGCGCGTTGAGCGCCTCGGTATCGGGAACAACGCCGCCGCTGCGCAGGTCGAGCGTGTAGCGCAGCAGCGCCGCGCCGCCGTCTTCGAGCACCATCGTCCAGCCGATCACGCCGGCTTTCGCTTCGCGCACCAGCAGCGATTCGACCGCGAGGCGGCGGCCGGTCGACACTTCGTCGCGCGGCAACCAGACAAAGGCGAACAGGTGGCGGCCCAGCGCGCTCTGCACCGTCACCACCTTCGGCCGCGGCCGGTCGGTGATCGACATCGAAGTCAGCACCAGCTCTTCGAGCGAGGCGGCGTCGAACGCGATCAGCAGGTCGTGCGGCAGCGCGGTCAGTGCATGCGCGAGTGCCTTGCCCGCATGGCCCGTGGGATCGAAACCGAACTTCGCCATCAGTGCTTCGAGCTGCGCGCGCAACATTGGCACCTTCGCGGGCGGCGCCGACAGCGCCTGACTCGTCCACAGGCCGGCATGGATCGACAGGCGCTCGACCTTCTTGCCCTTCACTTCGGGCACGATCACGAGGTCGAGCAGCACGCGGCGGTGCACCGCCGATAAGCGGTTCGACTTGATCAATAGCGGAGCATGGCCTCCCTTGTCGAACCAAGCAAAAGCGGCTTCGAGCGCCGCGGGCGACAGCAGCTGGCTTTCGCTGCTCTCGCTGATCCCCAGCGAATCCTGAACCTTGCCATCGCGCGTCCGCCATTCGTGGCCAAGCTGGGTCATCGACCCGCCCTCGAACCAGCGCAGCAGTTCGGCGGCTTCGCCCTCGACGCGCATCGCGGCGTCGGCGAGCATCGCGGCGCGCATCGCGCGCCAGTCGCGTACCGCCGCGCGGACGTCGCGCAGCGCGGCTTCGAGCCCGTCGAGCAGGCGGCGGCGGGCGCGCGCGTCGCCGCGTTCGAGTTCGATATAGATGACCGATTCGCGGGTTCCGCCGTCGCCCGCTTCCTGCAGATGCCCCTTGGCATCGCGCTTCACCGCGACGACGGGGTGAAGGATGCGGTGAACCGACAGCCCCTGCGCGGCGACCGCCTGCGACGTCGAATCGACGAGGAAGGGCATGTCGTCGTTAATGATGACCAGCCGCATCCGGCGGTCGGTGCCGTCGGCAGCGATCGGTTCGAGCAGCAGCGACGGCGTTTCGGGCGCACGATCGAGCGCGGCGCGCGCGGCGAACTGGCTCGCATCGGCAAGCGCAGCCTTGTCCATATCGTCGCCCTCGCCCGGCAGCGCGCTGCCACGCAGCGCCGCCAGATAGGCGGCGGCGATTTTCGAAGGAATTTTGGCGGTGGAGGTGGTGGTGTCCGTTTCCGGCGTGTCGGACAAATTCTGAGACATAAAGTGCAGCATCCCGAACCAAAGAGGGGATCCCAGCCGACGATCGGCGGGGGCCCGTTCGCTGCCGCCCCCTATGCGCCTCAGCGGCGCGCGGCTCAAGACCTCGTTCGCGCGCCGACGTTAAAAAATTTCAATTTTCGGATTTTCTGTTACGTGAGCGCTATCAGTCGGCCCCTAGGGTCAGTACCTAACCGCCGGGCGTGATCGGGACTGCCTTCTTCGCCAGCTTCGCCACCAACGCCGGATCGTCGGCCGCCTTGGCAACGATCCCGATGTGCCCGCCCGGCATCGCGCGCGCAATCAGCACGACGAATTCGGCGTCGCCGGCATCATGTTCGAGGATGAGCGCGGGATGCGCGCGGCGCAATGCGTCGAGCTTGTCGTCGGAGCGTTCGGCGGCGTCGGCCGGCTTGCGGCGCGCGCGCGCATCCTTGACCAGCCCCTTGAGCCCACCCGGATAGCGATCGAGATACGCGCTGAGTTCGCCGCGCCCGACGCCCTCGTCCTTGGCATGACCGAGCACGCAGGCATATTCGGCGAGGCGTGTCTTGTCATAGGTCGCGCCGAAAACCAGCTTCACGACCGGGGTCATCGGCGCACGGTCTTGCACCGCCAGCCCGGCGTCGTCGAGCAGCGCGGCAAATTCTTCGGGCTGTTCCTCGGCGGCGAGCGCGAAATCCCATGCCTTGCCGACCGCCTGATAGAGCGCACCGCGACTGCGGCTGTCGGCCGCGATCGCGCGCTCGGCGGTTTCGCGTGCGAGCGCGAGCCAGTCGGCGAGTTCGGCATCCTGCCCCGGATCGGCCGACACCTCGCCCTCGTCCGCGCCGACCTCGGCATCCAGCAAAAGCTCGTCATCCTTGCCCAGCGCGGCGAAACCGGGGGCGGCATCGACCACGACATCGTCGTCGAGATGCTCCGAGTCGGGGCCGTCGGCCCACACGGGCACCGGCGCGGTCAGCGGCGCGGCACTGCGCAGCGCCTGTTCGACCGAAAGCTGCAATTCCTCGGCCTGGTCGGCGGTGACCACCTCTTTCCAGTTGATCACGCCCATGATGAAATCGATCGTGTCGTCGTCGGACGAAAAGGGCAGCAAGATGCCGCGGTACATGATCGTCGTGCCGCGATCGTTGACGAACTCGGCCTCGAAGCCGATCGGCGCGCGGTTGGCGATGATCTGGAGATAATGGTCGGTGAGGCGCGACAGCAAGGATCGGCCCGGAATCTGGCTGATATAGTGGACGTCCTCCTCGATCTGCGACTCTTCGCGCAGCGTGTCGCCGAGGTAAGCGAGCCCGGGGTTTTCGACCCCCGCGGTGAAGTCGAGCAAGACCGAGTGCGAACCGAAATCGGCTCCGTCGAGATCGAGGTCCTCGACCGACGGATAGGCGCGGTCGGCGAGCAGCGAGGCCCAGTAATTATAGGCCCGAACCTGCATCCGCCGTTCGTCGACGCCGACGGACGCGGGCGCATCGATCGCCCCATCATCCTGGTCGTGGCTGCCCGAAAGCAGTCCGCGCATGCTGTCCATCATTTGTCCCCAGTCGCAAACATCGGTAAATCTTATGCACCGGGACTGGTAAAAGCGGCGTAAACGATGGCTGCGATGGCCCGAAGCCCAGCGGACCGCCCCTATATTCTCCATTCCTCCCGCCGGCTTTGGCCGCAAGCACGCGCCGCATTAAGTGCCAGAGCGATTGTCCGGCAAAAAGCGGATCCAAATGCGATTTCGACCTGAAATTCCATCATCATGCATGGATTCAATATCGAAAACCCCCATGCTATAAATCCCGCAAGAACGATGTCTGTTCTATTTCAAATGTTTAACTTACATATTCATTTGTCCGCTCTTCCGCACCATATGCCCCTTGCATGGCATTCGAAATGCCTTCTGTTGGAGTCGGATATGACGAGCGGTGATGTTGGCAACGAAAAGCTGCGCTGGATCCTGTGGGCGGGCTGGCACGGCAAATGCCCCGAATGCGGCAAGGGACATATGTTCCGCTCGTGGCTGAAACTTGCCGACCGCTGCGAGAATTGCGGGCTCGACTTCAGCTTTGCGGCGCCCGACGACGGCCCCGCCTTTTTCTCGCAATGCATCGTGGCGTTCCCGCTGACCTTCGTGATCGTGTGGCTGCAGATCGCCTACAGCCCGCCGCTGTGGGTCCACTTGGTCTTTTCGATCCCGATCATGGTCATCGGCTGCGTGCTGCCGCTGCGCCCGATCAAGGGCTGGCTGGTCGCCTCGCAATATGTGAACAAGGCGCAGGAATCGGGGACCGAGCATCTGTGGGCGAAGCTGAATGCGCGCGAGAAACACGAAGCGGACGAACGGCGTGGCGGGTGACGCGTGGCTGCCCGACATCGCGGGCACGGCAGGTCCCAAATATAAGGCAGTGACCGCGGCGATATCGGCGGCGGTCGCGCGCGGCGAGCTTCGCCACGGCGACCGCCTGCCGCCGCAGCGCGATCTCGCCGCGAAACTCGGCATCGATCTCACCACGGTGACCAAAGCCTATGACCTCGCGCGCCAGCGCGGCCTGATCGTCGCGCGCGGCCGCGCGGGCAGCTTTATCAGCGAGGATGTGCGGACCGGCGAGGTGGCAACCGCAGCGCAGAGCGACATCGCGATGAACAGCCCGCCGATCCCGATCGAGAGCCGGTTGACCGACGCGATGGCATCGGCGCTGGGCAAGCTGGGGCGCGTCGACGGCCTCGCGCGGCTGCACTACCAACGGCCGGGCGGCGCCGCGGCGGATCGCGAAAGCGGCGCCGAACTGCTTGGCCGCGCCGGCCTGTCGTCTTCGGTCGAACAGATCGTCGTCACCGCCGGCGGACAGAATGGCCTGCACGCCGTTGCCGCGACGATCCTGAAGCCGGGCGACCGCGTTGCGTGCGGGCGCTTCGTCTATCCCGGCTTCGCCGCAATCGCGCGGCGTATGGGGGTCACACTCGTTCCGCTCGCCGAAATGACCGCCGACGCGCTGGAGGCGGCGCACGCGGCGGCGGCGCTGCGCGCGCTCTACGTCGTGCCGACCAACGACAATCCGACCACCGCGACGATCGGGATCGAGGACCGGCGCGCCATCGCCGTGTGGGCCGAGGAAACGGGGGTCCAGATTATCGAGGATGACGCCTATGGCCTGCTCCCCGACGCGCCGATCCCCGCGATCGCAAGCTTCGCGCCGGGGGTCGGCTGGTATGTCACAAGCATGGCCAAAATCGTCTCACCCGCGCTGCGCGTCGGCTTTGTCCGAGCGCCGGGGGTGGTCGAAGCCATGCAAATCGCGGCGTGCCAGCATGAAAGCGCGGTGATGGCGCCGCCGCTCAACGTCGCGATGGTGTCGCTATGGCTGGCCGACGGAACGCTCGACACGCTGATCGACGCCGTGCGCAAAGAGGCGAGCTGGCGGCAGCGGCTGGCACACAGCGTGCTCGGCGACGGGCGTCACGCCGCGCACCCGCAAGGCTATCACTTCTGGCTGCCACTGGCGGGCGACAGCCAACCCGACACGCTCGCCGCCGCGCTCGCGCTCGACGGGCTGTCGGCGG
Protein-coding sequences here:
- a CDS encoding PAS domain-containing protein, with product MDSMRGLLSGSHDQDDGAIDAPASVGVDERRMQVRAYNYWASLLADRAYPSVEDLDLDGADFGSHSVLLDFTAGVENPGLAYLGDTLREESQIEEDVHYISQIPGRSLLSRLTDHYLQIIANRAPIGFEAEFVNDRGTTIMYRGILLPFSSDDDTIDFIMGVINWKEVVTADQAEELQLSVEQALRSAAPLTAPVPVWADGPDSEHLDDDVVVDAAPGFAALGKDDELLLDAEVGADEGEVSADPGQDAELADWLALARETAERAIAADSRSRGALYQAVGKAWDFALAAEEQPEEFAALLDDAGLAVQDRAPMTPVVKLVFGATYDKTRLAEYACVLGHAKDEGVGRGELSAYLDRYPGGLKGLVKDARARRKPADAAERSDDKLDALRRAHPALILEHDAGDAEFVVLIARAMPGGHIGIVAKAADDPALVAKLAKKAVPITPGG
- a CDS encoding aminotransferase-like domain-containing protein, translating into MRARNTKRTNGVAGDAWLPDIAGTAGPKYKAVTAAISAAVARGELRHGDRLPPQRDLAAKLGIDLTTVTKAYDLARQRGLIVARGRAGSFISEDVRTGEVATAAQSDIAMNSPPIPIESRLTDAMASALGKLGRVDGLARLHYQRPGGAAADRESGAELLGRAGLSSSVEQIVVTAGGQNGLHAVAATILKPGDRVACGRFVYPGFAAIARRMGVTLVPLAEMTADALEAAHAAAALRALYVVPTNDNPTTATIGIEDRRAIAVWAEETGVQIIEDDAYGLLPDAPIPAIASFAPGVGWYVTSMAKIVSPALRVGFVRAPGVVEAMQIAACQHESAVMAPPLNVAMVSLWLADGTLDTLIDAVRKEASWRQRLAHSVLGDGRHAAHPQGYHFWLPLAGDSQPDTLAAALALDGLSAVPSDRFAVAADAPGAMRISLGGTIDRRGLSRALHRLAAQLWTPGGAASHIV
- a CDS encoding DUF983 domain-containing protein; the protein is MTSGDVGNEKLRWILWAGWHGKCPECGKGHMFRSWLKLADRCENCGLDFSFAAPDDGPAFFSQCIVAFPLTFVIVWLQIAYSPPLWVHLVFSIPIMVIGCVLPLRPIKGWLVASQYVNKAQESGTEHLWAKLNAREKHEADERRGG